A part of Streptomyces sp. NBC_01235 genomic DNA contains:
- a CDS encoding sugar phosphate isomerase/epimerase family protein, translated as MTYSVQLYSVRNALADDFDGAIRRLAEIGYRRVEPCAFETRTEELAAAFAEHDITAPTGHTLLIPIGAPADIAADIPAETPPDQDEIFAAAQRLGIGTVVHPLVPAQRWQDIEAIRDTAAHLNAAAKKGADYGVRVGYHNHDWEISSKIKGATALEVLADLLDPGLVLEVDTYWAAVGGEDPARLLERLGERVVAIHIKDGPATKDTAAQLPAGKGEIDVWGIMEAAKHLEVGIVEFDDYAGDIFEGVASSLRYLEAGPGAARTEGGAR; from the coding sequence ATGACGTATTCCGTGCAGCTCTACTCCGTTCGCAACGCGCTGGCAGACGACTTCGACGGGGCGATCCGGCGACTCGCCGAGATCGGCTACCGCCGGGTCGAACCCTGCGCCTTCGAGACCCGCACCGAGGAACTCGCCGCGGCGTTCGCGGAGCACGACATCACGGCTCCGACGGGCCACACCCTCCTGATCCCCATTGGCGCCCCTGCGGACATCGCCGCCGACATCCCCGCCGAAACCCCGCCCGACCAGGACGAGATCTTCGCCGCCGCTCAGCGACTCGGCATCGGCACCGTGGTCCACCCCCTCGTCCCGGCCCAGCGCTGGCAGGACATCGAGGCGATCCGCGACACCGCGGCCCACCTGAACGCCGCGGCGAAGAAGGGCGCGGACTACGGAGTTCGCGTGGGGTACCACAACCACGACTGGGAGATCTCATCGAAGATCAAGGGCGCCACCGCCCTGGAGGTCCTGGCGGACCTGCTCGACCCCGGACTCGTCCTCGAGGTCGACACCTACTGGGCCGCCGTGGGCGGCGAAGACCCCGCCAGGCTCCTGGAACGCCTCGGCGAACGCGTGGTCGCCATCCACATCAAGGATGGTCCGGCCACGAAGGACACGGCCGCGCAACTCCCCGCAGGGAAAGGCGAGATCGACGTGTGGGGGATCATGGAAGCGGCGAAGCACCTCGAGGTGGGCATCGTCGAGTTCGACGACTACGCCGGGGATATCTTCGAAGGCGTCGCCTCCTCGCTGCGCTACCTCGAGGCCGGCCCTGGCGCCGCCCGCACCGAGGGCGGTGCCCGATGA
- a CDS encoding Gfo/Idh/MocA family protein, which yields MSRGPVGVAVIGAGVISKEYLGNLTTFPDLKVHAVTDLLPEAAKVRAREYGIPEHGAPELALDHPDVEIIVNLTTPAAHVEIATAAVRAGKHVWSEKPFSLDRESGLRLLKEADDAGLRLGCAPDTFLGAGLQTAHRIIERGDIGVPLTAQTIFQTPGPESWHPSPAFLFQRGAGPLFDMGPYYLTALVQTFGSVRRVSAVGSMAKATRIIGSGPRAGEEFEVEVPTHVSALIQFASGGSASSTFSFESPHIRMGFVEITGTEATLSLPDPNTFDGELKIWGIGDSEWTSVETTGPAAGRGLGVLDMARSLRGGEPHRVTGQLAHHVLDTMVSVSESIDTGSFIDVASSALASGPLPEGWSPSEATL from the coding sequence ATGAGCCGTGGGCCGGTCGGGGTCGCCGTCATCGGCGCCGGCGTGATCAGCAAGGAGTACCTGGGCAACCTCACGACGTTCCCGGACCTGAAGGTCCACGCCGTAACCGATCTTCTCCCTGAAGCCGCGAAGGTCCGCGCGCGGGAGTACGGCATCCCTGAGCACGGCGCTCCTGAGCTCGCCCTGGACCACCCGGACGTGGAGATCATCGTCAACCTCACGACACCGGCAGCCCACGTCGAGATCGCGACCGCGGCGGTGCGGGCGGGCAAGCACGTGTGGAGCGAGAAGCCCTTCTCGCTGGACCGTGAGAGCGGGCTCCGGCTGCTGAAGGAGGCTGACGACGCCGGCCTGCGACTCGGGTGCGCGCCGGACACGTTCCTCGGAGCCGGTCTGCAGACGGCCCACCGGATCATCGAGCGCGGCGACATCGGGGTCCCGCTCACGGCCCAGACCATCTTCCAGACCCCGGGACCGGAGTCGTGGCACCCCAGCCCGGCATTCCTGTTCCAGCGTGGCGCGGGGCCGCTGTTCGACATGGGCCCGTACTACCTCACCGCACTGGTGCAGACCTTCGGCAGCGTCCGCCGGGTCTCGGCGGTCGGCTCCATGGCCAAGGCCACCCGCATCATCGGCTCGGGCCCGCGAGCGGGCGAGGAGTTCGAGGTCGAGGTGCCCACGCACGTGAGCGCCCTGATCCAGTTCGCGTCCGGTGGCTCCGCGAGCAGTACCTTCAGCTTTGAGTCCCCGCACATCCGGATGGGGTTCGTCGAGATCACCGGCACCGAGGCGACGCTCTCGCTGCCCGACCCGAACACCTTCGACGGCGAGCTGAAGATCTGGGGTATTGGCGACAGCGAGTGGACCAGTGTCGAGACCACCGGCCCGGCGGCTGGTCGCGGCCTGGGCGTGCTCGACATGGCACGCTCCCTGCGAGGCGGTGAACCGCATCGCGTCACTGGGCAGTTGGCCCACCATGTCCTGGACACGATGGTGTCCGTATCCGAGTCGATCGACACAGGCTCGTTCATCGACGTCGCAAGCTCGGCGCTGGCCTCGGGTCCGCTTCCGGAGGGCTGGTCGCCGAGTGAGGCAACTTTGTAG
- a CDS encoding serine hydrolase domain-containing protein — protein sequence MSSTSQPLAAIHERIQAVVDEGIWPAAQFAVARHNETVAFESFGDARESDRFCLFSATKPIVASLVWQLIGEDLIGLETRVAEVWPEFGAHGKDVVTIEQVLLHTCGFPNAAIERETAVTREGRSARMADWRLEWAPGSRYEYHPLAAHWVLAEVVQRVTGQDYREALRARVLDPLGLERLELGVPKERQGDLKPVIATGKHPIATLEALSGRRVDEAVLKANESVVLSLANDPELIAVGAPGGGVFSDAASVALFYQELIWNSTELWRPDVLADATGRIRNTFPDPDRVGASANRSIGLVIAGPDDGAVLRVPSRDAAIPMRPFGGCTSPRGFGHGGAGGQSAWADPETGLSFCLLTSGLNRDVLADYERHILIESLVSRWA from the coding sequence ATGAGCTCGACGAGCCAACCCTTGGCCGCGATACATGAGCGTATCCAGGCCGTGGTCGACGAAGGCATCTGGCCTGCGGCGCAGTTCGCCGTGGCCCGGCACAACGAGACCGTGGCGTTCGAGTCGTTCGGGGACGCCCGGGAATCCGACCGGTTCTGCCTGTTCTCAGCTACCAAGCCGATCGTGGCCTCCCTGGTGTGGCAGTTGATCGGGGAGGACCTGATCGGCCTGGAGACCCGGGTGGCCGAGGTATGGCCCGAATTCGGCGCGCACGGCAAGGACGTCGTCACCATCGAGCAAGTGCTGCTGCACACCTGCGGGTTCCCCAACGCCGCCATCGAGCGGGAGACCGCTGTCACGCGCGAGGGGCGATCCGCGCGCATGGCGGACTGGCGATTGGAGTGGGCGCCCGGCAGCCGCTATGAGTACCACCCCCTCGCGGCGCACTGGGTGCTGGCGGAAGTGGTCCAACGGGTGACCGGACAGGACTACCGGGAGGCGCTGCGCGCCCGCGTGCTCGACCCGCTGGGGTTGGAGCGTCTCGAACTGGGCGTGCCCAAGGAGCGGCAGGGGGACCTCAAGCCGGTCATCGCAACCGGCAAGCATCCGATCGCAACGCTCGAAGCGCTGTCCGGACGCCGCGTCGACGAAGCGGTCCTGAAAGCGAACGAGTCGGTGGTGCTGTCGCTCGCGAACGACCCGGAACTCATCGCGGTGGGTGCGCCTGGGGGCGGGGTCTTCTCGGACGCGGCGAGTGTGGCGCTCTTCTACCAAGAGCTCATCTGGAACTCGACGGAGCTGTGGCGGCCGGACGTGTTGGCGGACGCCACGGGCCGTATCCGTAATACCTTCCCTGACCCGGACCGGGTGGGTGCGAGCGCCAACCGAAGCATCGGCCTGGTCATCGCGGGGCCGGACGACGGCGCGGTGCTGCGGGTGCCGTCGCGCGATGCCGCGATACCGATGCGGCCGTTCGGTGGCTGCACATCCCCGCGGGGCTTCGGGCATGGCGGAGCCGGCGGGCAGTCCGCTTGGGCGGACCCGGAGACCGGCCTTTCGTTCTGCCTGCTCACCAGCGGGCTCAACCGTGACGTTCTGGCCGATTACGAACGGCACATCCTGATCGAGTCGTTGGTGTCGCGGTGGGCGTGA
- a CDS encoding glycoside hydrolase family 2 TIM barrel-domain containing protein — protein sequence MKRTSFNDGWEFGPKGNQFAELSGGTTPYRPVPVPHDAMLGRQRTADGNSAGAYFPGGAYEYRKTFHVPAEDEGKRILVEFEGVYRGAMVYVNGAYVTQRPYGYSQFRADIGPHLRYGATNEIRVEARTHQDSRWYTGAGIYRDTWLLIGGPVRIAPEGVRVTTLESDQERAVVEVAVRIENDERVLRTVRLGMEITDADGRAVATGTAPVTAEPGQQAIARQRLYVRDPALWSPEQPALHTATITLDDDRDTTEHTTFGIRTLRLDPTHGLRLNGTPVKLRGACVHHDNGPLGAATYARAEERRVELLKDAGFNAIRMSHHPMSSAMLTACDRLGMFVVDETFDMWTSGKSAFDYSLHFAEWWERDLEAMVAKDYNHPSVIMYSIGNEIPETASPVGPVWGRRLAEKTRALDPTRYVTNSINTTLAVMDDLSAMDQNEDAQQADEDGTGINTFMADAAAHMDAINTSELVTRKTEESFALLDVAGMNYAEARYDLDRKLFPNRIILGTETLPTHIDRIWPLVKEHGHVIGDFTWTGWDYLGEVGIGRPQYRTEGEPPESFMAAYPHLTADCGDLDITGHRRPASYYREIVFGLRTDPYLAVRRPQHHGKTYAGTPWAWSDAISSWTWPGFEDAPVTVEVYGTGDEAELFISGRSQGRRPLESFRTEFDVPYEPGELLAVTYTGGAETGRHAVRTAGALDRLRAESDRGVITATGGDLAFVSLTLTDATGTCHPAADRSVRLEVTGDGVLAGFGSARPSTDERFDMPDHHTYEGRALAILRPTGPGEICLVASARDCDPVKVTVAVQEGR from the coding sequence ATGAAGCGCACTTCTTTCAACGACGGCTGGGAGTTCGGGCCGAAAGGCAACCAGTTCGCCGAACTCTCCGGCGGCACCACGCCGTACCGGCCGGTGCCGGTCCCGCACGACGCCATGCTCGGCCGACAGCGCACCGCCGACGGGAACAGCGCGGGCGCGTACTTTCCCGGCGGCGCGTACGAGTACCGCAAGACCTTCCACGTGCCGGCCGAGGACGAGGGCAAACGCATCCTCGTCGAGTTCGAGGGCGTCTACCGAGGCGCGATGGTCTACGTCAACGGCGCCTACGTGACCCAACGCCCCTACGGCTACTCGCAGTTCCGCGCCGACATCGGACCGCACCTGCGCTACGGCGCGACGAACGAGATCCGGGTCGAGGCCCGAACCCACCAGGACTCCCGCTGGTACACCGGCGCCGGCATCTACCGGGACACCTGGCTCCTGATCGGCGGTCCGGTACGGATCGCACCCGAAGGCGTCCGCGTCACGACGCTGGAGAGCGACCAGGAACGGGCCGTGGTGGAGGTCGCCGTCCGGATCGAGAACGACGAGCGCGTACTGCGCACCGTCCGACTCGGCATGGAGATCACGGACGCCGACGGCCGCGCCGTGGCCACCGGCACGGCGCCGGTCACCGCGGAACCGGGACAGCAGGCGATCGCCCGGCAACGGCTGTACGTCCGAGACCCCGCCCTGTGGAGCCCCGAGCAGCCCGCGCTCCACACCGCCACCATCACGCTGGACGACGACCGGGACACCACCGAGCACACCACCTTCGGTATCCGCACCCTGCGCCTCGACCCGACGCACGGCCTGCGCCTCAACGGAACTCCGGTGAAGCTGCGCGGCGCCTGCGTGCATCACGACAACGGCCCGCTCGGCGCGGCCACGTACGCCCGCGCCGAAGAGCGCCGCGTGGAACTGCTCAAGGACGCCGGCTTCAACGCCATCCGGATGTCCCATCACCCCATGAGCAGCGCGATGCTGACGGCCTGCGACCGGCTCGGCATGTTCGTCGTCGACGAGACCTTCGACATGTGGACGTCGGGGAAATCCGCCTTCGACTACAGCCTCCACTTCGCCGAGTGGTGGGAACGCGACCTGGAGGCAATGGTCGCCAAGGACTACAACCACCCCAGCGTCATCATGTACTCGATCGGCAACGAGATCCCCGAGACCGCCTCACCCGTCGGCCCCGTGTGGGGCCGTCGCCTTGCCGAGAAGACCCGTGCGCTCGACCCCACCCGCTATGTCACCAACAGCATCAACACCACCCTGGCCGTCATGGACGACCTGTCCGCCATGGACCAGAACGAGGACGCCCAGCAGGCGGACGAAGACGGCACGGGCATCAACACGTTCATGGCCGACGCGGCCGCTCACATGGACGCGATCAACACCTCCGAGCTGGTCACGCGCAAGACCGAGGAGTCCTTCGCGCTCCTCGACGTGGCCGGCATGAACTACGCAGAGGCCCGCTACGACCTCGACCGCAAGCTCTTCCCCAACCGCATCATCCTCGGCACCGAGACCCTCCCCACCCACATCGACCGCATCTGGCCCCTGGTGAAGGAACACGGCCATGTGATCGGCGACTTCACCTGGACCGGATGGGACTACCTCGGCGAGGTCGGCATCGGCCGCCCTCAGTACCGCACGGAGGGTGAGCCACCAGAGAGCTTCATGGCGGCCTACCCACACCTGACGGCCGACTGCGGCGACCTCGACATCACCGGCCACCGCCGACCCGCCTCCTACTACCGCGAGATCGTCTTCGGTCTGCGCACCGACCCGTACCTCGCGGTCCGCCGCCCGCAGCACCACGGAAAGACCTACGCAGGCACGCCCTGGGCGTGGAGCGACGCCATCTCCTCCTGGACCTGGCCGGGCTTCGAGGACGCACCCGTCACGGTCGAGGTCTACGGCACTGGAGACGAAGCCGAACTCTTCATCAGTGGCCGCTCGCAGGGTCGACGGCCGCTGGAATCCTTCCGTACCGAGTTCGACGTCCCTTACGAACCAGGTGAGTTGCTGGCCGTCACCTATACCGGTGGCGCGGAGACCGGCCGCCACGCGGTGCGGACCGCCGGAGCCCTGGACCGCCTGCGGGCGGAGAGTGATCGTGGCGTCATCACGGCCACCGGCGGCGACCTGGCTTTCGTCTCCCTCACCCTCACCGACGCGACCGGCACCTGCCACCCGGCCGCCGACCGCTCCGTCCGCCTCGAAGTCACCGGCGACGGAGTCCTGGCGGGCTTCGGCAGCGCCCGCCCCTCGACCGACGAACGCTTCGACATGCCGGACCACCACACGTACGAGGGCCGCGCGCTCGCGATCCTGCGTCCCACCGGGCCGGGCGAGATCTGTCTGGTCGCTTCGGCGCGGGACTGCGACCCCGTGAAGGTCACGGTCGCGGTGCAAGAGGGTCGTTGA
- a CDS encoding tannase/feruloyl esterase family alpha/beta hydrolase gives MRSALVRALAAAVVAVPAMVSLPATAGAATAPPSTCEELTELAIPADALDLPTSGGRVTETKTVPATGTGSGAIGEYCQVDAELFPVDPEAPNIEMRIALPAEWNGKAMMFGGGGYDGAIPSLTDNVPFGDADEGVPLARGFAVFASDSGHQLAPNDWNHAGAFAMNDEALRNFAADALKKTRDAAMFLIDERYGSQPRRSYFAGASSGGREALAVAQRWPRDFDGVISGAPAWNAATLDLWFGHMTQILQRPGAFLSREKQQLIYDRVMQSCDGDDGVRDGVISDEAGCDFDPKVLRCAGGKDRGPTCLSDAQVKAVRDLSSPVKWGYKLASGERGYPGTPFLSGADLSTPGLGIGSRAPAHPLDFTAAFAALFWDQWAKYFITRDPDFDGLKLDPLTPGKWKKRISELTALQDINNPDLTEFTKAGGKLLLVHGTADPTVSHRSTAQYYQRVRATMGARATSKFLRMYAIPGMGHGGPAAFTASWDSLSAIQRWSEKGIAPHEPVVTDINPAANGRTRPLCEYPEWPRYNGLGDPDRAENFSCVRS, from the coding sequence ATGAGATCCGCCCTTGTGCGTGCACTGGCAGCAGCCGTCGTCGCGGTGCCCGCGATGGTCTCGCTCCCGGCAACGGCCGGGGCCGCGACGGCGCCGCCCTCCACATGCGAAGAGCTCACCGAACTGGCCATCCCCGCCGACGCCCTGGACCTCCCGACATCGGGAGGACGTGTCACCGAGACGAAGACCGTCCCCGCCACCGGAACGGGTTCCGGGGCCATCGGCGAGTACTGCCAGGTCGACGCGGAACTGTTCCCCGTCGACCCCGAAGCCCCGAACATCGAGATGCGCATCGCGCTCCCGGCCGAGTGGAACGGCAAGGCGATGATGTTCGGTGGCGGAGGCTACGACGGCGCCATTCCTTCGCTCACCGACAACGTCCCCTTCGGCGACGCCGACGAGGGTGTTCCCCTGGCCCGCGGATTCGCCGTCTTCGCCAGCGACTCGGGCCACCAGCTCGCCCCGAACGACTGGAACCACGCGGGCGCCTTCGCGATGAACGACGAGGCACTGCGCAACTTCGCCGCGGACGCGCTCAAGAAGACGCGCGACGCCGCGATGTTCCTCATCGACGAGCGCTACGGCAGCCAGCCCCGCCGCTCCTACTTCGCGGGTGCATCCAGCGGCGGCCGCGAGGCCCTGGCCGTGGCGCAGCGCTGGCCCCGTGACTTCGACGGAGTGATCTCCGGCGCTCCGGCCTGGAACGCCGCCACGCTCGACCTGTGGTTCGGTCACATGACGCAGATACTGCAGCGTCCCGGCGCCTTCCTGAGCCGCGAGAAACAACAGTTGATCTACGACCGGGTCATGCAGAGCTGCGACGGCGACGACGGGGTACGCGACGGCGTCATCTCCGACGAGGCCGGATGCGACTTCGACCCGAAGGTCCTGCGCTGCGCCGGCGGCAAGGATCGCGGCCCCACCTGCCTGTCCGACGCGCAGGTCAAGGCGGTCCGGGACCTGTCCTCACCCGTCAAGTGGGGCTACAAGCTGGCCAGCGGTGAACGCGGCTATCCCGGCACTCCCTTCTTGTCGGGGGCGGATCTGAGCACTCCGGGGCTCGGGATCGGCAGCAGAGCCCCGGCCCACCCCCTGGACTTCACGGCAGCCTTCGCCGCCCTGTTCTGGGACCAGTGGGCGAAGTACTTCATCACACGCGATCCCGACTTCGACGGACTGAAACTGGACCCTCTCACGCCCGGGAAGTGGAAGAAGCGCATCAGCGAACTGACCGCACTGCAGGACATCAACAACCCCGACCTCACCGAGTTCACCAAGGCCGGCGGCAAGCTCCTGCTCGTGCACGGGACGGCGGACCCGACCGTCAGCCATCGCTCAACTGCCCAGTATTACCAGCGGGTCCGCGCCACAATGGGGGCACGAGCCACCTCGAAGTTCCTGCGGATGTACGCCATCCCCGGCATGGGCCACGGAGGCCCCGCCGCGTTCACGGCCAGCTGGGACTCGCTGAGCGCCATACAGCGGTGGAGCGAGAAGGGAATCGCACCGCACGAGCCGGTCGTCACCGACATCAACCCGGCCGCCAACGGGCGTACCCGGCCGCTGTGCGAGTACCCGGAATGGCCCCGATACAACGGTCTTGGCGACCCCGACCGGGCAGAGAACTTCAGCTGCGTGCGCTCGTGA
- a CDS encoding LysR family transcriptional regulator, translating into MQTSRPSADDLLVLLEVARSGRFSRAAESLRVNQVTVSRRIAALERAVGGKLLVRAASGWELTDLGRRALAAAEQVDGVLQKLESGSEVGAEIEDVVRLSAPDGFTTFVAAPAAARLHQDHPGISVEIVSATRRAAQHRSGLDIEIVVGEPRVLRARALRLGGYVLGLYATPEYLARHGMPTGFDDLAQHRLIYFISSMLQVDDLDVGRRYLPEMRDAVTSTNVFAHIEATCAGGGIGLLPTFMIAPHRGLVRLLPDEVTVDMAYWLVAREDTLRRPAVAAMVKQLRRTMQEMGNVLSTTSAPGV; encoded by the coding sequence ATGCAGACCTCGCGTCCGAGCGCCGACGATCTCCTTGTCCTTCTGGAGGTCGCCCGCAGCGGCCGGTTCAGCAGGGCTGCCGAGTCCCTGCGTGTCAACCAGGTCACCGTCTCGCGGCGGATCGCCGCGCTGGAGCGTGCGGTCGGCGGCAAGCTGCTCGTCCGTGCGGCTTCCGGATGGGAACTCACCGACCTCGGCCGCCGTGCGCTGGCGGCAGCGGAGCAAGTCGACGGTGTGCTGCAGAAGTTGGAGTCCGGCTCCGAGGTCGGGGCGGAGATCGAGGACGTTGTCCGGCTGTCGGCGCCCGACGGCTTCACCACGTTCGTCGCCGCCCCTGCGGCGGCCCGTCTGCACCAGGACCACCCGGGAATCAGCGTAGAGATCGTCTCCGCGACCCGGCGCGCTGCGCAGCACCGCTCCGGCCTGGACATCGAGATCGTCGTCGGCGAGCCACGCGTGCTGCGAGCCCGGGCGCTCCGGCTCGGCGGGTACGTCCTCGGCCTGTACGCCACCCCCGAGTATCTGGCGCGTCACGGCATGCCGACGGGCTTCGACGATCTGGCCCAGCATCGCCTGATCTACTTCATTTCGTCCATGCTCCAGGTCGACGACCTGGACGTGGGACGCCGCTATCTCCCCGAGATGCGTGACGCGGTGACGTCCACCAACGTCTTCGCCCACATCGAGGCCACATGTGCCGGCGGCGGCATCGGGCTGCTGCCCACCTTCATGATCGCTCCGCACCGTGGCCTCGTCAGGCTGCTGCCCGACGAGGTCACGGTCGACATGGCCTACTGGCTCGTCGCCCGCGAGGACACCCTGCGACGCCCCGCGGTCGCCGCCATGGTGAAGCAACTCAGGCGGACGATGCAGGAGATGGGCAACGTGCTGTCCACCACCTCCGCCCCGGGGGTGTGA
- a CDS encoding MFS transporter, which translates to MPHNPAPEGSRGPALRRIVYASMAGTVVEWYEFFLYATAATLVFGKLFFPPGDSELEGILAAFVTYAVGFAARPLGGLVFGYFGDRFGRKSLLQVSLVLVGVATFGMGCVPSFDAIGYAAPVILVVLRFVQGFAVGGEWGGAVLLVAEHSPDARRGFWSSWPQAAVPVGNILATAVLLLLTSTLSDETFLAWGWRIAFWLSAVIVLIGYYVRTHVTDAPVFQAAQAEAAQRSAEQYGVFEAVRRYPRAVLIAMGLRFAENLMYYLVVTFSITYLSVVVETGTERILRLLLLAHALHFVAVPLAGALTDRIGRRPVYAAGAVLSSGWGFIAFPMMDTAHDGIILAAIAIGLLVHALMYAGQPALMAEMFPTRIRYSGISLGYQVTSIAAGSLAPIVAVALLERFDSSTPIALYLAGASVVTLVAVACARETRGISLAALDRSADSHQRKEARI; encoded by the coding sequence ATGCCCCATAACCCCGCTCCCGAAGGTTCCCGCGGCCCCGCGCTGCGACGCATCGTGTACGCGTCCATGGCCGGCACGGTCGTCGAGTGGTACGAGTTCTTCCTCTACGCCACGGCAGCGACGCTGGTCTTCGGGAAGCTGTTCTTCCCACCCGGCGACAGCGAACTGGAGGGCATCCTCGCGGCGTTCGTGACGTACGCCGTCGGCTTCGCCGCCCGTCCGCTGGGCGGGCTGGTCTTCGGCTACTTCGGCGACCGGTTCGGCCGCAAGTCGCTCCTGCAGGTCAGCCTCGTCCTGGTGGGCGTCGCAACGTTCGGAATGGGGTGCGTCCCGAGCTTCGACGCGATCGGCTACGCGGCCCCGGTGATCCTCGTCGTCCTGCGCTTCGTCCAGGGCTTCGCGGTGGGCGGCGAGTGGGGAGGGGCGGTGCTCCTGGTCGCCGAGCACAGCCCCGACGCGCGACGCGGCTTCTGGTCGAGCTGGCCGCAGGCGGCCGTCCCGGTCGGGAACATCCTCGCCACAGCCGTCCTGCTGCTCCTCACCTCGACTCTGTCCGACGAGACCTTTCTCGCCTGGGGTTGGCGCATCGCCTTCTGGCTCTCCGCGGTGATCGTCCTGATCGGCTACTACGTACGCACGCACGTCACGGACGCGCCGGTGTTCCAGGCGGCGCAGGCCGAAGCCGCCCAGCGGTCGGCCGAGCAGTACGGCGTGTTCGAGGCGGTGCGCAGGTATCCCCGTGCGGTGCTCATCGCGATGGGTCTCCGGTTTGCCGAGAACCTCATGTACTACCTGGTGGTCACCTTCTCGATCACCTATCTGTCCGTCGTCGTGGAGACCGGCACCGAGCGCATCCTGCGCCTGCTGCTCCTCGCCCATGCCCTGCACTTCGTGGCAGTCCCGCTGGCCGGCGCCCTCACGGACCGGATAGGCCGTCGTCCCGTCTACGCGGCCGGTGCCGTCCTCAGCAGCGGCTGGGGTTTCATCGCCTTCCCGATGATGGACACCGCCCACGACGGCATCATCCTCGCCGCGATCGCGATCGGCCTGCTCGTGCACGCGCTGATGTACGCGGGGCAGCCCGCGCTGATGGCAGAGATGTTCCCCACCCGTATCCGCTACTCCGGGATCTCCCTCGGCTACCAGGTCACCTCGATCGCCGCCGGCTCGCTCGCGCCGATTGTTGCGGTCGCGCTCCTGGAGCGCTTCGACAGCTCAACCCCGATCGCCCTCTATCTCGCTGGGGCCTCGGTCGTCACCCTCGTCGCGGTTGCCTGCGCCAGGGAGACACGCGGCATCTCCCTGGCGGCCCTCGATCGTTCTGCCGACTCCCACCAGCGCAAGGAAGCCCGCATATGA